In Paraconexibacter algicola, the following proteins share a genomic window:
- the ctaD gene encoding cytochrome c oxidase subunit I: protein MATATATNTTAAVPQIVAHGVEKPNTGWTSWVTTTDHKKIGIMYLVSTFVFFILGGVEALMIRLQLSQADNTLLSPEVYNQLFTMHGTTMIFLFVVPIMAGFGNYFVPLMIGARDMAFPKLNALSFWMLTAGGVVFYASIFFSPPECGWTCYSPLSDDTYLPSGGVDAWIFLIHLTGISSLVGAINFYATIANMRAPGMGWGRMPLFCWAILVYAILLILALPVIAGAVTLLLTDRHFGTHFYDASQGGSPLLWQHLFWFFGHPEVYIMVLPGFGIISEILPVFSRKPIFGYKAIAASTVVIAFLGLLVWAHHMFSTPSPTIVLVFFMLSSFLIAVPTGVKMFNWIATLWRGTIEFTVAMLFAIGFLFTFLIGGITGIFLAIFPVDWQLTDTYFVVAHLHYVLVGGAVLSIFAGIYYWFPKMTGRMLGEGLGKLSFWLMLIGFHVTFLIQHSIGLDGMPRRVYEYPDVGNLELYNLISTIGSFILALGVLVTIINVVISLKKGAVSGPDPWKGNTLEWYTTSPPPVNNFDSVPRIRSVEPMKDIRRQVLRQQTEKAPVVDAEAPATA from the coding sequence ATGGCCACTGCCACTGCCACGAACACCACCGCCGCCGTCCCGCAGATCGTCGCCCACGGCGTCGAGAAGCCGAACACGGGCTGGACGTCGTGGGTCACCACGACGGACCACAAGAAGATCGGGATCATGTACCTGGTCTCGACGTTCGTCTTCTTCATCCTGGGCGGCGTCGAGGCGCTCATGATCCGCCTGCAGCTCTCGCAGGCGGACAACACCCTCCTCTCCCCGGAGGTCTACAACCAGCTGTTCACGATGCACGGGACGACGATGATCTTCCTGTTCGTCGTGCCGATCATGGCCGGCTTCGGCAACTACTTCGTGCCGCTCATGATCGGGGCCCGGGACATGGCGTTCCCGAAGCTCAACGCGCTGTCGTTCTGGATGCTCACCGCCGGTGGCGTCGTCTTCTACGCGTCGATCTTCTTCTCCCCGCCGGAGTGCGGCTGGACCTGCTACTCGCCGCTGTCGGACGACACGTACCTGCCGTCCGGAGGCGTCGACGCCTGGATCTTCCTGATCCACCTCACGGGCATCAGCTCGCTCGTCGGTGCGATCAACTTCTACGCGACGATCGCGAACATGCGTGCGCCCGGCATGGGCTGGGGTCGCATGCCGCTGTTCTGCTGGGCGATCCTCGTCTACGCGATCCTGCTGATCCTCGCGCTGCCGGTCATCGCGGGCGCGGTCACGCTGCTGCTGACCGACCGCCACTTCGGCACCCACTTCTACGACGCGTCCCAGGGCGGCTCGCCGCTGCTGTGGCAGCACCTGTTCTGGTTCTTCGGGCACCCCGAGGTCTACATCATGGTGCTGCCGGGCTTCGGGATCATCTCCGAGATCCTGCCGGTGTTCAGCCGCAAGCCGATCTTCGGCTACAAGGCGATCGCCGCGTCGACCGTCGTGATCGCGTTCCTCGGCCTCCTGGTCTGGGCGCACCACATGTTCTCGACGCCGAGCCCGACGATCGTCCTCGTCTTCTTCATGCTCAGCTCGTTCCTGATCGCCGTCCCGACCGGCGTGAAGATGTTCAACTGGATCGCCACGCTCTGGCGCGGCACGATCGAGTTCACGGTCGCGATGCTGTTCGCGATCGGCTTCCTCTTCACGTTCCTCATCGGCGGCATCACCGGCATCTTCCTGGCGATCTTCCCGGTCGACTGGCAGCTGACCGACACGTACTTCGTCGTGGCCCACCTGCACTACGTGCTGGTCGGCGGCGCGGTCCTGTCGATCTTCGCCGGCATCTACTACTGGTTCCCGAAGATGACGGGTCGGATGCTCGGCGAGGGCCTGGGCAAGCTCAGCTTCTGGCTCATGCTCATCGGCTTCCACGTCACCTTCCTCATCCAGCACTCGATCGGCCTCGACGGCATGCCCCGTCGCGTCTACGAGTACCCGGACGTCGGAAACCTCGAGCTGTACAACCTGATCTCCACGATCGGCTCCTTCATCCTCGCCCTCGGCGTGCTCGTGACGATCATCAACGTCGTGATCTCGCTGAAGAAGGGCGCGGTCTCCGGGCCCGACCCGTGGAAGGGCAACACGCTCGAGTGGTACACGACCTCGCCGCCGCCGGTGAACAACTTCGACTCCGTGCCGCGCATCCGCTCGGTCGAGCCGATGAAGGACATCCGCCGGCAGGTCCTGCGCCAGCAGACCGAGAAGGCGCCGGTCGTCGACGCCGAGGCGCCCGCCACCGCGTAG
- a CDS encoding heme o synthase: MASTRATTVPAAAAAPSAARQLLSDYLELTKPKVQSLLLLTTVTTMLVAGSPSVGLILLTCLGGYLAAGGAGAVNHWYDRDIDLAMARTADRPIPSGRVSPRAALIYGCSLAAASFVLMSLTINVLAASLSFSGFLGYVFVYTVWLKRRTPQNIVIGGAAGAVPPLVGWAAVEGSLSGTAIYLFAIVFFWTPPHFWALSILMKEEYAKVGVPMLPTVRGEQETRKQILLYTVLLYAVTQLPFCAGGMGAIYLVSSLVLGGLFIAGAVRLYRRADRQSALKLYLFSLAYLALLFAAMVADAKI; the protein is encoded by the coding sequence ATGGCCTCGACCCGTGCCACGACCGTCCCGGCCGCGGCCGCTGCTCCCAGCGCCGCGCGCCAGCTGCTGTCGGACTACCTCGAGCTGACGAAGCCGAAGGTCCAGTCGCTGCTGCTGCTGACGACGGTCACGACGATGCTCGTCGCCGGGTCGCCGTCGGTCGGGCTGATCCTGCTGACCTGCCTGGGCGGCTACCTCGCCGCCGGCGGCGCGGGCGCGGTCAACCACTGGTACGACCGCGACATCGACCTCGCGATGGCGCGGACCGCCGACCGGCCGATCCCGTCCGGTCGTGTCAGCCCGCGCGCCGCGCTGATCTACGGCTGCTCGCTCGCGGCCGCGTCGTTCGTCCTGATGTCGCTGACGATCAACGTGCTCGCCGCGAGCCTGTCGTTCTCGGGCTTCCTCGGCTACGTGTTCGTCTACACGGTGTGGCTCAAGCGCCGCACCCCGCAGAACATCGTCATCGGCGGTGCGGCCGGTGCCGTCCCGCCGCTGGTCGGCTGGGCCGCCGTCGAGGGGTCGCTCAGCGGCACCGCGATCTACCTCTTCGCGATCGTCTTCTTCTGGACCCCGCCCCACTTCTGGGCGCTCAGCATCCTCATGAAGGAGGAGTACGCCAAGGTCGGCGTGCCGATGCTGCCCACGGTCCGCGGCGAGCAGGAGACGCGCAAGCAGATCCTGCTCTACACGGTCCTGCTGTACGCCGTGACCCAGCTCCCGTTCTGCGCGGGCGGGATGGGCGCGATCTACCTCGTGTCCTCGCTGGTGCTCGGCGGTCTGTTCATCGCCGGCGCGGTGCGGCTGTACCGCCGGGCCGACCGGCAGTCCGCGCTGAAGCTGTACCTCTTCTCCCTCGCCTACCTGGCCCTGCTCTTCGCCGCGATGGTCGCGGACGCGAAGATCTGA
- a CDS encoding penicillin acylase family protein — MFRPIVAALAGAALLSPAAATAAPRYDVTVARTAFGIPHIKAKDYASLGYGYATALAQDTLCTLAESYVTVNGERSRWFGPDKGYPIRGNGSTANNLNSDLFYQRIKDRGTVERLVAQEPPVGMKPEIRRAIEGYVAGYNAHLREIGGRDGVDDPTCRGEEWVRPITTMDVFRRFHSLAILASSGVAIDGIAAARPVTGPVDAQATARGIAPGELDRRLGGLGSNAYAIGRKGSRDGHGLLYGNPHFPWQGPERFYQAHLTIPGKVDVTGGSLLGVPIVLIGTTKGMAWSHTVSTARRFVPYQLTLVPGSLTSYVEDGKVKRMRADRVTVQVRRADGSLEPRTRTLWSSEHGPILTSILGLPVFPWTPATAYALYDGNEENFGRLMNHFFDMNHAQTVDQVDGILKRYLGIPWVNTIAADTAGNAYYADVGSIPNISREKYTACNTVLGLALDQLQRLPVLDGSRGACRPATDPEAIAPGILGPKDLPTLRREDHVSNMNDSYWLTNPEQPLEGFSRIIGDERTARTLRTRIGITQLQQRLAGTDGLEGTGFDLQNLMTVGLANRVYSAELWRDDLVAGCGSEACRVLRAWDMRNDLDSKGAVLWQRFVTRLTGATPIPLPGPAGPFAGAFDAGDPVNTPAGLNVLNPLVQTSLLQAVNDLGGAGLPLDATLRQGQTVTRRGEVIPIQGGPSPSGLFNVITPVWDPKKGYTEVVHGSSFMQAVHLKPGCPELRTFLTYGLSTNPRSERTSDQTKEFSAKRWISPPFCARDLEADRSAVRVHTADLGSTTVTVREARGSARPRIVVERAAGRPARVTVRVRRGDAVVRRIARRGTRVAVSPRVRRGAYRVDVTVGSRTVRIAAKQR; from the coding sequence ATGTTCCGCCCGATCGTCGCCGCGCTCGCCGGCGCGGCGCTCCTGTCCCCCGCCGCCGCCACGGCCGCCCCCCGCTACGACGTCACCGTCGCGCGCACCGCGTTCGGCATCCCGCACATCAAGGCGAAGGACTACGCGTCGCTGGGCTACGGCTACGCGACCGCGCTCGCACAGGACACCCTCTGCACGCTCGCGGAGTCCTACGTCACCGTCAACGGGGAGCGCTCGCGCTGGTTCGGCCCCGACAAGGGCTACCCGATCCGCGGCAACGGCTCGACCGCCAACAACCTGAACTCCGACCTCTTCTACCAGCGGATCAAGGACCGCGGGACGGTCGAGCGGCTCGTCGCGCAGGAGCCGCCGGTGGGCATGAAGCCGGAGATCCGGCGGGCGATCGAGGGCTACGTCGCGGGCTACAACGCGCACCTGCGCGAGATCGGTGGCCGCGACGGCGTCGACGATCCCACCTGCCGCGGCGAGGAGTGGGTGCGGCCGATCACCACGATGGACGTGTTCCGCCGCTTCCACTCGCTGGCGATCCTCGCCTCGTCGGGGGTCGCGATCGACGGCATCGCCGCGGCCCGTCCCGTCACCGGGCCGGTCGACGCGCAGGCCACCGCGCGCGGCATCGCCCCCGGGGAGCTCGACCGCCGGCTCGGCGGCCTGGGGTCCAACGCCTACGCGATCGGCCGCAAGGGCTCCCGCGACGGGCACGGCCTGCTCTACGGCAACCCCCACTTCCCCTGGCAGGGACCGGAGCGCTTCTACCAGGCGCACCTCACGATCCCGGGGAAGGTCGACGTGACCGGCGGGTCGCTGCTCGGCGTCCCGATCGTCCTCATCGGCACGACGAAGGGCATGGCCTGGAGCCACACGGTGTCGACGGCGCGCCGGTTCGTCCCGTACCAGCTGACGCTCGTGCCGGGGTCGCTGACCTCCTACGTCGAGGACGGGAAGGTCAAGCGCATGCGCGCCGACCGCGTGACCGTGCAGGTCCGCCGCGCCGACGGGTCGCTCGAGCCGCGGACGCGGACCCTGTGGTCCTCCGAGCACGGCCCGATCCTCACCTCGATCCTCGGCCTCCCGGTCTTCCCGTGGACGCCGGCGACCGCGTACGCGCTGTACGACGGCAACGAGGAGAACTTCGGCCGGCTCATGAACCACTTCTTCGACATGAACCACGCGCAGACCGTGGACCAGGTCGACGGCATCCTGAAGCGGTACCTCGGGATCCCGTGGGTCAACACGATCGCCGCCGACACCGCCGGAAACGCCTACTACGCCGACGTCGGCTCGATCCCGAACATCAGCCGCGAGAAGTACACGGCCTGCAACACGGTGCTCGGCCTGGCGCTCGACCAGCTGCAGCGCCTGCCGGTGCTCGACGGCTCCCGCGGCGCCTGCCGCCCCGCCACCGATCCGGAGGCGATCGCGCCGGGCATCCTCGGCCCCAAGGACCTGCCGACGCTGCGCCGGGAGGACCACGTCTCGAACATGAACGACTCCTACTGGCTGACCAACCCGGAGCAGCCGCTGGAGGGCTTCAGCCGGATCATCGGGGACGAGCGCACCGCACGGACGCTGCGCACGCGGATCGGCATCACGCAGCTCCAGCAGCGCCTCGCCGGGACCGACGGGCTCGAGGGCACGGGCTTCGACCTGCAGAACCTCATGACCGTCGGGCTCGCCAACCGGGTGTACTCGGCGGAGCTGTGGCGCGACGACCTCGTCGCCGGCTGCGGCAGCGAGGCGTGCCGGGTGCTGCGGGCGTGGGACATGCGCAACGACCTGGACTCCAAGGGCGCGGTGCTGTGGCAGCGGTTCGTGACGCGGCTGACCGGCGCCACGCCGATCCCCCTCCCCGGTCCGGCCGGCCCGTTCGCGGGCGCGTTCGACGCCGGCGATCCCGTCAACACCCCGGCGGGCCTGAACGTCCTCAACCCGCTGGTCCAGACGTCGCTGCTGCAGGCGGTGAACGACCTGGGCGGCGCCGGGCTGCCGCTGGACGCGACGCTGCGCCAGGGGCAGACGGTGACCCGCCGCGGCGAGGTCATCCCGATCCAGGGCGGCCCGAGCCCCAGCGGCCTCTTCAACGTCATCACGCCGGTCTGGGACCCGAAGAAGGGCTACACCGAGGTCGTGCACGGCTCGTCGTTCATGCAGGCCGTGCACCTGAAGCCGGGCTGCCCGGAGCTGCGCACGTTCCTGACCTACGGGCTGTCGACCAACCCCCGGTCCGAGCGCACGAGCGACCAGACGAAGGAGTTCAGCGCCAAGCGCTGGATCAGCCCGCCGTTCTGCGCCCGTGACCTCGAGGCGGACCGCTCCGCGGTGCGCGTGCACACCGCCGACCTGGGGTCGACGACGGTGACCGTGCGCGAGGCCCGCGGGTCGGCGCGCCCGCGGATCGTCGTCGAGCGCGCAGCGGGCAGGCCGGCGCGCGTGACGGTCCGGGTGCGGCGGGGCGACGCGGTGGTGCGGCGGATCGCGCGCCGCGGCACCCGCGTGGCGGTCTCCCCGCGCGTGCGGCGCGGCGCCTACCGGGTGGACGTGACGGTCGGGAGCCGCACCGTCCGCATCGCCGCCAAGCAGCGCTGA
- a CDS encoding CBS domain-containing protein, with the protein MQVREGMSTVVLTVGPGHTLRAAARLMAERSVGAAVVHDPDAAGPGIVTERDVLRAIGAGKDPDTELVGDHLTSDIVYAAPDWSLEDAARAMVQGGFRHLIVLDGGDITGVLSVRDVVRVWTTDGATCDVPAVGAGA; encoded by the coding sequence ATGCAGGTCCGAGAGGGCATGAGCACGGTGGTCCTGACCGTGGGGCCGGGGCACACGCTGCGCGCGGCCGCCCGCCTGATGGCCGAGCGGTCGGTCGGCGCGGCCGTCGTCCACGACCCCGACGCCGCCGGCCCGGGCATCGTCACCGAGCGGGACGTCCTGCGCGCGATCGGTGCCGGGAAGGACCCCGACACCGAGCTCGTCGGCGACCACCTGACGTCCGACATCGTCTACGCCGCGCCCGACTGGTCGCTGGAGGACGCGGCCCGCGCGATGGTCCAGGGCGGCTTCCGCCACCTGATCGTGCTCGACGGCGGCGACATCACCGGCGTGCTGTCGGTCCGCGACGTCGTGCGCGTCTGGACGACCGACGGGGCGACCTGCGACGTCCCGGCGGTGGGCGCTGGCGCCTGA
- a CDS encoding helix-turn-helix transcriptional regulator, whose translation MQRPATVRHRTSLFDEACAIVEAEFGEDLALDDIARRVASSRRQLQRAYAEIGDTTFRDHLTAVRMRRAAEMLEGRTLTVREISHRVGYRQPAQFAKAFRRHHGLAPSDYRARARFGPAPVAPAATDAPVALVPPFTARAA comes from the coding sequence ATGCAGCGTCCCGCCACCGTCCGCCACCGCACGAGCCTCTTCGACGAGGCCTGCGCCATCGTCGAGGCCGAGTTCGGCGAGGATCTCGCCCTCGACGACATCGCCCGCCGCGTGGCGTCGTCCCGCCGCCAGCTCCAGCGCGCCTACGCCGAGATCGGCGACACGACCTTCCGCGACCACCTCACCGCGGTGCGCATGCGCCGCGCGGCCGAGATGCTCGAGGGCCGCACGCTCACCGTGCGCGAGATCTCCCACCGCGTCGGCTACCGCCAGCCGGCCCAGTTCGCCAAGGCGTTCCGCCGCCACCACGGGCTCGCCCCGTCGGACTACCGCGCCCGGGCGCGGTTCGGCCCGGCCCCCGTCGCGCCCGCCGCGACCGACGCCCCGGTGGCCCTCGTGCCGCCCTTCACCGCCCGCGCCGCCTAG
- the coxB gene encoding cytochrome c oxidase subunit II yields the protein MGGETRKPRREAILLTAAIGLVLSAVGILIGLWIDWFPAQGSTQADDIDTLWDVLVICSVPIFVGVTAVVLFCAREFRQKPGEEHLDGPPIHGNTKLEVVWTAIPALMLVTLCGYAAVVLSNIEEAPASGQENRVAVTGEQFTWTFEYTGADGTKFSTNQLYVEQGKSVRFDVRSKDVIHDFWVPEWRMKIDAVPGITTNYRVTPTKTGIYPVVCAELCGLGHAFMRQSAHVLPPEKYAAWMQRMTERQTAGAAPAADGAGGQTASADGKAVFTQGVGATGATACGACHALADAGTSGATGPNLDEALAGQDAAAIKASIVDPNAKITDGFGEGIMPANYAETLTPAELDALVRYIADATKK from the coding sequence ATGGGTGGAGAGACGCGCAAGCCGCGGCGTGAAGCGATCCTGCTCACGGCCGCGATCGGACTGGTCCTGTCGGCCGTCGGGATCCTCATCGGCCTCTGGATCGACTGGTTCCCGGCCCAGGGATCCACCCAGGCGGACGACATCGACACCCTCTGGGACGTCCTCGTGATCTGCTCCGTGCCGATCTTCGTCGGCGTCACCGCGGTCGTCCTGTTCTGCGCCCGCGAGTTCCGCCAGAAGCCCGGCGAGGAGCACCTCGACGGCCCGCCGATCCACGGCAACACGAAGCTCGAGGTCGTGTGGACCGCGATCCCGGCGCTGATGCTCGTGACGCTCTGCGGCTACGCGGCGGTCGTGCTCTCCAACATCGAGGAGGCGCCCGCCAGCGGCCAGGAGAACCGGGTCGCGGTCACGGGCGAGCAGTTCACCTGGACGTTCGAGTACACCGGCGCCGACGGCACCAAGTTCTCGACCAACCAGCTCTACGTCGAGCAGGGCAAGAGCGTGCGCTTCGACGTCCGCTCCAAGGACGTCATCCACGACTTCTGGGTGCCCGAGTGGCGGATGAAGATCGACGCGGTCCCCGGGATCACCACGAACTACCGCGTCACCCCCACGAAGACCGGCATCTACCCCGTCGTCTGCGCCGAGCTCTGCGGCCTCGGCCACGCCTTCATGCGCCAGAGCGCGCACGTCCTGCCCCCCGAGAAGTACGCGGCGTGGATGCAGCGCATGACCGAGCGCCAGACCGCCGGCGCCGCCCCGGCCGCCGACGGCGCCGGCGGCCAGACCGCCTCGGCCGACGGCAAGGCCGTCTTCACCCAGGGCGTCGGCGCCACCGGCGCCACCGCGTGCGGCGCCTGCCACGCCCTCGCCGACGCGGGCACGAGCGGGGCGACCGGACCGAACCTCGACGAGGCGCTCGCGGGCCAGGACGCCGCCGCGATCAAGGCCTCGATCGTCGACCCCAACGCGAAGATCACCGACGGCTTCGGCGAGGGGATCATGCCCGCCAACTACGCCGAGACCCTGACCCCGGCCGAGCTCGACGCGCTCGTCCGCTACATCGCCGACGCGACCAAGAAGTGA
- the ctaD gene encoding cytochrome c oxidase subunit I — protein MLPDSLRHAGWTRATFFTGLGIAFAYALSLGARAGLGYDPVLDGEAVLQVALIAAPLFFLVGLGCFDYWFYWASGRPARPEDHSGHGATSWKSYFYPNTDHKVIGIQYVVTSFFFLLVGGLMAMLMRAELAQPGRQFVDPGTFNGLFSVHASILIFLFIIPVFAGLANYVLPLMIGAPDMAFPRLNALSFWLLPVAGVLMMASFFAPGGSFASGWTAYAPLSNSAPIGQVFFTIGVQFAGASSIATALNFLVTIITMRAPGMSFFRMPLLVWANFSTSLLVVIATPFIAASQFFVLLDRALGFNFFNAAGGGDVLMYQHVFWFYSHPAVYIMMLPGFGIISEILAVKSRKPIFGYRMMAFSLLAIVVLGFTVWAHHMFVSGMQSWIRVPMMITTAIIAVPTGIKIFSWLATMWRGVLKLDTPMLFALGFLTMFTLGGISGVMLAMIPLTIHVSDTYFIVAHIHYVLFGGSLFTIYAGVYYWFPKMTGRMFDERLGKLHFWSTFVFFNATFAPMHLIGVDGMPRRVADYAEKYAGWNLAISLASFALGLSTLIFVYNMVVSWRGGPRAVSNPWRALTLEWQVTSPPPVFNFDRIPTVVGGPYEYGIPGAVHGILHDGAEVAPTPAGTAAQPSKE, from the coding sequence ATGCTCCCCGACTCGCTCCGTCACGCCGGCTGGACCCGGGCCACGTTCTTCACCGGCCTGGGCATCGCCTTCGCCTACGCCCTCTCGCTCGGCGCCCGCGCAGGCCTCGGCTACGACCCCGTCCTCGACGGCGAGGCCGTCCTGCAGGTCGCGCTGATCGCCGCACCCCTGTTCTTCCTCGTCGGGCTCGGCTGCTTCGACTACTGGTTCTACTGGGCCTCCGGGCGGCCCGCCCGGCCCGAGGACCACTCCGGCCACGGCGCCACGAGCTGGAAGAGCTACTTCTACCCGAACACCGACCACAAGGTCATCGGGATCCAGTACGTCGTCACGTCGTTCTTCTTCCTGCTGGTCGGCGGCCTGATGGCGATGCTGATGCGCGCCGAGCTCGCGCAGCCCGGCCGCCAGTTCGTGGATCCCGGCACGTTCAACGGGCTCTTCTCCGTCCACGCGTCGATCCTCATCTTCCTGTTCATCATCCCCGTGTTCGCGGGCCTCGCGAACTACGTGCTGCCGCTGATGATCGGCGCGCCGGACATGGCGTTCCCGCGGCTGAACGCCCTGTCGTTCTGGCTGCTGCCGGTCGCCGGCGTGCTGATGATGGCCTCGTTCTTCGCGCCCGGCGGCTCGTTCGCCAGCGGCTGGACCGCCTACGCCCCGCTGTCCAACAGCGCGCCGATAGGCCAGGTGTTCTTCACCATCGGGGTGCAGTTCGCCGGGGCGTCATCGATCGCCACGGCCCTGAACTTCCTGGTGACCATCATCACCATGCGCGCCCCCGGGATGAGCTTCTTCCGGATGCCGCTGCTCGTCTGGGCGAACTTCTCGACGTCGCTGCTCGTCGTCATCGCCACGCCGTTCATCGCGGCGTCGCAGTTCTTCGTCCTGCTCGACCGCGCGCTCGGCTTCAACTTCTTCAACGCGGCCGGCGGCGGCGACGTGCTCATGTACCAGCACGTCTTCTGGTTCTACTCGCACCCGGCCGTCTACATCATGATGCTGCCGGGCTTCGGGATCATCAGCGAGATCCTCGCCGTGAAGTCCCGCAAGCCGATCTTCGGCTACCGGATGATGGCGTTCTCGCTGCTGGCGATCGTCGTCCTGGGCTTCACCGTGTGGGCGCACCACATGTTCGTCAGCGGCATGCAGAGCTGGATCCGCGTGCCGATGATGATCACCACCGCGATCATCGCGGTGCCCACCGGGATCAAGATCTTCAGCTGGCTGGCGACGATGTGGCGCGGCGTGCTGAAGCTCGACACGCCGATGCTGTTCGCGCTCGGCTTCCTGACGATGTTCACGCTCGGCGGGATCTCCGGCGTGATGCTCGCGATGATCCCGCTGACCATCCACGTCAGCGACACGTACTTCATCGTCGCCCACATCCACTACGTCCTCTTCGGCGGCTCGCTGTTCACGATCTACGCCGGGGTCTACTACTGGTTCCCGAAGATGACCGGCCGCATGTTCGACGAGCGGCTCGGCAAGCTGCACTTCTGGTCGACGTTCGTCTTCTTCAACGCGACCTTCGCCCCCATGCACCTCATCGGGGTCGACGGCATGCCGCGCCGCGTCGCCGACTACGCCGAGAAGTACGCGGGCTGGAACCTCGCGATCTCGCTCGCGTCGTTCGCGCTCGGCCTCAGCACGCTGATCTTCGTCTACAACATGGTCGTGTCCTGGCGCGGCGGCCCGCGGGCCGTCAGCAACCCGTGGCGCGCCCTCACGCTCGAGTGGCAGGTCACCTCACCGCCACCCGTCTTCAACTTCGACCGCATCCCCACGGTCGTCGGCGGCCCGTACGAGTACGGCATCCCGGGAGCGGTCCACGGGATCCTGCACGACGGGGCCGAGGTCGCACCGACACCCGCCGGGACCGCAGCCCAGCCGAGCAAGGAGTAG
- a CDS encoding cytochrome c oxidase subunit 3 — MEAAAIPAAPGHGHDDHHHHGPPPANRSSRAEPAMLGMLLFIISEIMIFGAFFTAYFFIRVVQDGAWMPEGDHLPVAIAGVNTAILLSSSLTLHWAETALKAGNHRGFRVGMLTTFLLGLTFLFIQVNEYVHIGFAPHDHAQGSIFYGLTGLHGAHVFIGLLLLGIVTLRAFRGHFSADDHRGVEIPGIYWHFVDVMWIVVYTTIYVV, encoded by the coding sequence ATGGAAGCCGCCGCGATCCCCGCCGCCCCCGGGCACGGGCACGACGACCACCACCATCACGGACCGCCGCCCGCGAACCGCAGCTCGCGGGCCGAGCCCGCGATGCTCGGGATGCTCCTGTTCATCATCTCGGAGATCATGATCTTCGGGGCCTTCTTCACGGCCTACTTCTTCATCCGGGTCGTGCAGGACGGCGCCTGGATGCCGGAGGGAGATCACCTCCCGGTCGCGATCGCGGGCGTGAACACGGCGATCCTGCTGTCGTCGTCCCTGACCCTGCACTGGGCGGAGACCGCCCTGAAGGCGGGGAACCACCGCGGCTTCCGCGTCGGCATGCTGACGACGTTCCTGCTCGGCCTGACGTTCCTGTTCATCCAGGTCAACGAGTACGTGCACATCGGGTTCGCGCCGCACGACCACGCGCAGGGCTCGATCTTCTACGGGCTCACCGGCCTGCACGGCGCGCACGTGTTCATCGGCCTGCTGCTCCTGGGGATCGTGACGCTGCGCGCGTTCCGCGGGCACTTCAGCGCCGACGACCACCGCGGGGTCGAGATCCCCGGCATCTACTGGCACTTCGTCGACGTGATGTGGATCGTGGTCTACACGACGATCTACGTGGTCTAG
- a CDS encoding plastocyanin/azurin family copper-binding protein, whose protein sequence is MNPLSRTVRPLLLGTLLGGALLASGCSVNNNGDDQVAGKQLFVSKCGSCHILGRADTKGVTGPNLDEAFKRPLKDGFGRDGVRGVVYQQIKHPQIGSVMPRDLVDDEGARDIASYVAAVAAAGGKDGGALATAVKSSASDKPAVAENGVLTIPADPGGQLLYVNATAQAPAGSLEVKMPNESSVPHDIVIDGKGESQQVTGGEAGFTADFAPGKYTYYCSVPGHRQAGMEGTLTVQ, encoded by the coding sequence GTGAACCCGCTCTCCCGCACCGTGCGTCCGCTCCTGCTCGGCACCCTGCTCGGCGGGGCGCTGCTCGCGTCCGGCTGCTCGGTCAACAACAACGGGGACGACCAGGTCGCGGGCAAGCAGCTGTTCGTCTCCAAGTGCGGCTCCTGCCACATCCTCGGGCGGGCGGACACCAAGGGCGTCACCGGCCCCAACCTCGACGAGGCGTTCAAGCGCCCGCTGAAGGACGGCTTCGGCCGCGACGGCGTGCGCGGCGTCGTCTACCAGCAGATCAAGCACCCGCAGATCGGGAGCGTCATGCCGCGGGACCTCGTCGACGACGAGGGCGCCCGCGACATCGCCTCCTACGTGGCGGCGGTCGCGGCCGCGGGCGGCAAGGACGGCGGCGCGCTCGCGACGGCGGTCAAGTCCTCGGCCTCCGACAAGCCCGCCGTGGCCGAGAACGGGGTCCTGACGATCCCGGCCGACCCCGGCGGCCAGCTCCTCTACGTCAACGCCACCGCGCAGGCGCCCGCCGGGTCGCTCGAGGTGAAGATGCCCAACGAGTCCTCGGTCCCGCACGACATCGTCATCGACGGCAAGGGCGAGTCGCAGCAGGTGACGGGCGGCGAGGCGGGCTTCACCGCCGACTTCGCGCCCGGCAAGTACACCTACTACTGCTCGGTGCCCGGTCACCGGCAGGCCGGGATGGAGGGGACGCTCACCGTCCAGTAG